The following nucleotide sequence is from Parambassis ranga chromosome 21, fParRan2.1, whole genome shotgun sequence.
GTCATTCCAGTAGTTTGGATAATTAACATTAATGGAGGACAAAGGGTTTTAAGGCCCCAGTGAAACAGTTTGTACTTTGATCCCATATACATAAACTCCTTTTATAATATCCCTCCCAGCTACCAGGAGGCCTAATGGGCATATTAGTCAAGGTCACCCCTCTCATCTACATGTCCTGCATGTATGTCAGTCGCTTTATATCAGCGACATGTGCAGatttagaaatgttttttttttattaaataattagAGGTTTGTTGAGGTGAATAGGATTTAGCTAATCATAGAAATGTCTAATTATACTGCCTCTGTTACTTTAGGAAATAATTTGATTTTCTTTAACTAGATCTTCTGATCACTTGTGCATGTAATGCTGGTTATGTGGCTAAAAAACTCAAAATCACAACACATTATGTGAACAGGTGGGTCTTCTTTCCAGCCGACAACCAAATGAAGGTCACTTCCACCTGCTTCTCTATAGGTGCTGTGACCAAGAGACCTCATCTCCCCATGAAGAGTAAAGGGAAAGCCAGCAGCCTCACCTCGTCTCCAGCAGGAGGTCCATCTTAACTGTGCAGTCACATTTAATCCTGCAGATTGTCTCATGGTAGCCGACAGATACTAGCCACATGGGGGCCATATTGCAGAGAACATGAGCTAGATTTAaaacatacattcacacacacacacacacacacacaactatgaAACATGATtgtaattagtttggttgcccagcaaccaaactcttttattaatattattctgcacgttttttggctcagcatatcttcagaatgcatgggctgattcaaaccattcaaacatcaaaagattcagctcattcaggacattccctgaaactgtcaataataattgcaaatattataatattaaagatattaaacattttccatgtcttctgcaaaatgctactcctacaaattacaagatagagaaaccattcgaagcttaaaatacttccaacatcttggtcttcaaaacttgtatacagaatttggaaattcagctccatcttcaaatggccggggacttttgaggtctcctctgagtagactgctcaggttcaggttgccatggatgctgTGGCaaacaaacttgcattttcttcaggaaatgcaaacCAATGTTCACCACAGGTTCAATGCTAATTTTACAGTTTATAGCTTAGGTGTATATTTTTTCTGATTCAAAAATGTCATTtatgtctgtgatatttaacagactATAATCCATCTAGTTTACATTACTGTCATGACCTTACTGCTACTATATGTTGTAGGACTCATTGTTAACAAGAGTTTAAGTGTTTTTAAGTGTTCTGCCTCTAGAAGTGTTTTACCTCCAACCTACAGCATCTCTTTAAGCTCCTGCTGACCTGCACTTGTGGTTAATATCagaatttttttcatttatgtaTAATGAAATAGGATTTTATATTAGATTATTAGATGGAGCGAAGGGAACTACAACTAACACTAAAACAGCAGATGGCTAAACAGGTGTTTGTGCTTAAAGTAGTAAAAAAACGAAAAAGAAAAGGCCCCAAATGCAGTTTTAATGGTAGCTTTTATCGGCTGTCTGTCAGTGCAACGTGTCCTCAGAGCTGCACAGCAAATTTACACATGAGCTTATGCCTAGGATCTCCAACTGATCTCCAGGGCTGGACAGGGGGATATGTATTACAGACAGGGAGAAGCTGATTTGTTGTTTGCAGACATCACTCTCTATATGACTTTTTACAGTCTGTGGAATCTCCATATTCACTTTTGCATGCACAGGGGAGCAAAAACACTCCTTCTTTTGATGGTCCACAGCTGGGGACACCCATCACGCAGAGGTGGGCATTTAAAGAGAGGAACACAGGTCGTTCAACAGCGCAAACTAAGATGGAGTGTTGGGGCTGAGGAGAGCAGGAGCTCACTTCTGCTTTTAATCTTTGCTAAAGTGGCAGAAAAAAGGGAGCACTTAAGCAGAGAGCACACAGAGAGTTGATAATAATGTCTTTATGCTTGAGAAAGTTTTAGAAGTAAAATCGAGACAAAGTTACAAGGGGAATAGATGTGGTGCAATGTAATTGGGTCCTCATATTAGTTTGCCTAGGTTGTCTGATCTCTGAgcatttttcagttttatttggTAACAAGTATTAGCAGTTCAGTTAAAGCTCTGCTGGAGTAATTTGGATTTTACGCCCTTTTTTCTGGCATGTACAACTTGTGCTAATGAATTATCAGCAAATGGCTAACTTCCTATTTCCCAGGGATGGCACCCCGTGTAAACGGTCATCAAGACAAATTTTCATTTTCAATCATGGAGAACCTCACTACTGAACTAACAAAAAGTTTGGTTCACAAATTTGAGCATTTAATGTCATTCTCCTCATTTcctaacaaataaaaaagaccTTAGAGTGCAGATGTTGGTTGATTAATTACTGACTGTCAGGCAAAActgacaaaatgttttatttttatttttattaccagcaaacatccagttactatggtaACAACTAACGCTCCGCGCtccacacctaatgcatgtcgcatATATccgcggcactatatactacatCCCCCTTTCTTAACACGGAGATTACATTTCAACTGATCTATATCTGTACTGAAGCTGAattaaatgcacatataaactCAATAACATCAATAACAAAGATATAAAGGACAGGAGGATGATGGTGAGCTGCAGGATTTCTTTAGGTTCAAATGCTGGATATGTTACCCACCAGTTTAAGATTAGGACTTAAGATTGGGCCCACAGAGGGAAAAAGATGCTGAGAAGTATATTTTTTCTCCAAAAGCACATTTAatctatcttatcttatctccaaaagaaaacacaaggtTCTCAAtacaatgtataaaaaatacattattaacAATAGCACAATGTTCAGCAACAGTGCAATGAAAACCAGGTGTTTTCAGTGAGCCTCctgcaaaaacagcaacataaaacagaaagacATGAAAGCTTGATCCCCAATTATTCTAAGCCAGAGGCTATGTGTCTCATTTCCTACAAATGAACCATTGCTGCAGCCTACCTCTTCACAGCACATTGAGTTTGGTGGTGATGAGTACACGGACCGACTGGTcaaaacctgaacacacacacaggccctgcTTGTCAGGGCTCCAGTCCAGACTGGCAATTGGCCAATCTGGTGGACAGAGTGACATTCTGTAAGAGACTGACGGATTTGAATTGATTAAATGACATTGATAAAGACATGaacaaatatttaatattttacattatttcttATTAGAACTTATGTACCTCATCAAAGGGTTCCTCCGTAACTCtttgtaagagttatagatgtgtttttctctgagtgtaagcGTATATAATCAAGTACATATGTGCTCTATATCATGTCAATGCGTAAATAACCTTATATACTTCTACAATGGGTTTTGTTGTTGCTATATATTTGATAATAAAACACACTTATAGTGTTGATGGTGTCATGTGGAAATGGGTAATATCATACTCAACAGCAATGATGGTAAagatggagtaaaaaaaaaaatcagagatgAGTGAAGATTaagttacataaaaataaaatctctcTACTAAAGGACACATTAATCTGGAATTactaatgagtataaaagtagtATCAAATATTATATCAGATaccctcctttatagggcttgtcttgataactgcctctcatttccacctgttgtctgttccatttgcacagcagcagctgaaattgatccacaatcagtgttgcttcctactggacaggctgatttcacagacgTCTGATTAACTAGGGCCGCTGGCATAACAAAATTTCCCTTTGCACCCTtatgggtggtgtgtgtgtcttcctcaaTCTCAGGTCCTCTCCCAGAGTCCTGGGAGTTTGAGGGTTCTTCACAGTATCTTAGCTGTTCCAAGCACTGCACTCTTCTGGACTGAGAGCTCTGATGTTGTTCCTGGGATCTGTTGGAGCCACTCTCCCAGTGTGGGGGTCACAGCCGAGTTGAGTATGGATGGCAGTCTGCATAGCTTACCCTGTTGTCAAAGGCCTTTTGGCGATTTAAAATATGTAATGTACAGATTTGAAGTCATGCTGGCATTACCAGTGAAGgcagcaataaaacattttatattataaagttaaatatttatttgatcacCCCAGATGGTCCTCCGCTACGTATGAAGAGCGTATCTGATCCCAAGACTGCTCCTGTTGAAGGTATAGCTCCTGGATACCAGGCCTCTGTGTGCAGTATAATAACACCTGTGTGGTGTTCTATTGTGACACATCAAAGCATGTGAGTGCTCCTCCacaccagaacagtagcagaactgaagaagccacgtGTGCTTTAtagctgcatgtttttgtactttgtgtGAGGCCCTGGTGTCAAATTCAGAGTCTCTGAGGTTAAACCTTGATTTTTGGACCCATTGTTTAACTTTCATcagacctgtgtgctgacaCGGGCTTAAtgagaaagaaacacacatgctaacatgtGACAAATATGTTTTGGTAGCCATAGCTCATGTCCAAGCAAGCTGTGAAAGGGTTTCAGTGatcacactgcagtttctctAAGAACTGTATATTCTAGTTATTTTAATTCCACATGTTTCCTCTTAAAAACCTTGGAAACATGCAGTACATTTTAGAATGTGCTGTTGACTGAGTCTGGTGGATGATCAAGtgaattttgtttttatatattacgGTATTATATACCACACTTGGTTGAACTTTGGGAAAATACTCTCTgtcaactaaacaaaacaagtaaATTGTGTACGTTTTGGAATTCCAAGTCAaatttgtgcatgtgtacacctactgaaagcagcaaacagatgattattttaaatatctCCTCATGATTTGAGCTTAGTTTTGACCCCCCTTCAGTTCAACTGAATATTAATTGCACTAAATGTCCAAAATTTAATCATTTTGAAATCTAAACCGTccaataaaaatgtatgttcaataaaataataaaaaagaaactgtCATGTGGAGTGTTTAaggacccaaacgcagacaAAATCAAAGTGAAACAAAAGGGAGCTTTATTCCAGCAAAACAACTAAATACAGATGAGGAGAGCAGgtgaacaaaaggtgagctcctAAAAAACTGAAGCCAAGTCCAAAAGACAAAGTAAATACCAGGGAAAAATAACTCAAAACTAACCAGGAGATGAAGGGTAACCAGAGGATGATCCGACgaagacaaaggaaaacacaaggcTCAAATACGGagggtgagacacaggtgaacacaatcagggaggagctgatattcagggaggaggctagaggaggagagagggaaggactgaggagcagagaacaggagggaggaggaacagcagggaagacaagaggagacgagaagagagaagatgctaaataataataaaataagaggAAGGAATCAATCTAAAAATGACAGGCAAAAGCAAAATGACTACaaaacaatgatgatgatgatcagaaCACCGGctcatgacagtacccccccctcaagtGACGGCTTCCAGGCGAAGCAGGAGAGTCCAAACCAagctgggggggtgggggggaggaCCGGAGGAGGGACAAAACAAGGAGGAgggacaaacaaaataacagcaaccagagtttaaacaaaaaaagttcaGGAGGACGACAAGGTTCAGAAGTCAAactggccagggggccaaaacagagtcaaaatggccaGGGGACCAAAACAGTCAGGGGTCTGGGACCTTCTGGGTCCTGACAGATGcccaacagaggcagggagaagggcaAAAGGCCAGTGGAGGCAGAGTcatgggccctccagggtccggttGGAAGAccagcagagatggagacgcggaccctccagggtccggttGGAAGACCACCAGgaatggagacgcggaccctccggggtctgggcagaagaccagtgaggacgaggcagcggaccctccgggtccgggcagaagaccagcgaggacgaagatgcggaccctccagggtccaggcaGAGGATCggcagagatgaggaggaggacccACTGGGGTCCGGGAAGAAGGTCGGtagagacgaggaggaggacccaccggggtccgggctggagaccggcgctggagcagaggaCCCACCGGGGTCCAGGCTGGAAACcggagccgaggaccctccggggtccggacaggaagccagaaccgagGACcatccggggtccggacaggtaACCAGACGTcatctggagtccgccctctgacggcgCAGGGAGGAGCGACGTCATCTGGAGTCCGCCATCTGgcagagcggggaggagcgacgtcgtctggagtcattcttattcttattcctattcttattataaaataaaaatataaaataaaaaaataaaataaaattagaactTATGTACATgggttttgttgttgctggtcCACAGAAGTAGTagtgggccggtttcccactgaatagagCAGAAaccagaactgagggaggaccaccggcgtcggggtCAACAGGGTCTGGGCGAGCCCTCAGAAGAGGAGGCCCACCAGGACCGGAGCTCGGGGACGGTGGACCGCCGGGGTCAGGACGAGGACTCAGGAGAGGAGGCCCTCCAGGACCGGAGCAgaggctcgggagcggtggaccactaaggtcaggacaggaagccGGGGGCAGAACCCCACcagagcggggaggagcgacatcgtctggagtccgccctctgacggagcggggaggagcgacgttgTCTGGAGTCTGCCCTCTggcggagcggggaggagcgacgtcatCTGGAGtcattcttattcttattcctattgttattataaaataaaaatataaaataaaaaatataaaataaaattagaactTATGTACATgggttttgttgttgctggtcAGCAGAAGTAGTagtgggccggtttcccactgaatataGCAGAAaccagaactgagggaggaccaccggcgtcggggtCAACAGGGTCTGGGCGAGCCCTCAGAAGAGGAGGCCCACCAGGACCGGAGCTCGGGGACGGTGGACCGCCGGGGTCAGGACGAGGACTCAGGAGAGGAGGCCCACCAGGACCGGAGCAgaggctcgggagcggtggaccactaaggtcaggacaggaagccGGGAGCAGAACCCCACcagagcggggaggagcgacgtcgtctggagtccgccctctgacggagcggggaggagcgacatcgtctggagtccgccctctggcggagcggggaggagcaacgtcgtctggagtcattcttattcttattcctattcttattataaaataaaaatagaaaatagaaaatagaaaatagaaaatagaaaatagaaaaataaaaaataaaaaataaaataaaaaaaataaaataaaattagaactTACATaggttttgttgttgctggtcAGCAGAAGTAGTAGTGGAAGGCATCTATCACTTTTCTTATGATGTGCCAAAAGCATCCACCATTCTCAACCTGATCTTCATCTGAAGCATCACTGTGTCCTGCTATTTCTATGGAGACATGTTTGTTGCTTTGCTCCAGAACAGCTTCTCTGGTATTGCTATGGAGACCTAGAGTCAAGGAGATGACTGACTCTAGGTCACTGCTTGGAACAATCTCTGGTGTTGCTTCATTTCTGCAGGACAGTTGCTCCCTGGTCTGCTGGTTGCTGATGCTGATGGTTGTAGTGTCATGGCTGGTGTCTGGTTCAGAGCTCAAACAGTCTGCAGGAGCAATGAATGGTTGGTCTGGCTGGTTTGACACCTCCGTGGAGATATCTTCTTTGTCATTGTTGAACAGCACAACCAAAGGGATAGCAGACGTTTGTTCACTGATTGGAACAATCTCTGATGCTGCTACCAGGCTGCAGGATGGTTGCTCACTGGCCTGGAGGTCCTCCATATTGACGCACGCCACACCTTGGTTGGTCTCAGGGTGGATGGCAGTGAAAAATGGATGGTTCAACGCCTCCATAGGTTTGATGCGTTGATCGGCATCCAAGTGCAACATCCGTTTAACTAGATCAACGAAATGAGGCTGATCAGGGTGGCTTCCTGACAGGTGTGTCATCAGAGCCTCAAGGTCGTCAAGGCTGCGGAGGAAGTAGTAGCGGTTGTGGACAGATGAATCTTCTGAAAAGAAGACCTCCTCTGGTTTTCTGAGAGCCCAGCGCTGTTTG
It contains:
- the LOC114453735 gene encoding homeodomain-interacting protein kinase 2-like: MSEAVKVTTGQETVQQATAEMNILRSLSHLDADSCHIVKFNGHFLHKKDICLKFELLDQSLHEYLRDRHFQGLPLLQVRTVLHQLATALLHLQSAEIIHADLKPQNIMVVNRQDDPIQVKIIDFGFAQPTSETNSDTYVQSLPYTAPEVLLDAPFNEAIDMWTLGLIAVELAVGRPLYPAPDPYNMLKYIISTQGQIPDDVLDRGSITEEYFQPQDNSKQRWALRKPEEVFFSEDSSVHNRYYFLRSLDDLEALMTHLSGSHPDQPHFVDLVKRMLHLDADQRIKPMEALNHPFFTAIHPETNQGVACVNMEDLQASEQPSCSLVAASEIVPISEQTSAIPLVVLFNNDKEDISTEVSNQPDQPFIAPADCLSSEPDTSHDTTTISISNQQTREQLSCRNEATPEIVPSSDLESVISLTLGLHSNTREAVLEQSNKHVSIEIAGHSDASDEDQVENGGCFWHIIRKVIDAFHYYFC